A genomic window from Anthonomus grandis grandis chromosome 4, icAntGran1.3, whole genome shotgun sequence includes:
- the LOC126735686 gene encoding uncharacterized protein LOC126735686, producing the protein MALSTEEQRRIIAELEIYKFSRCLWRIKAKEYDDRAKRDAAYKTLVEKLKELDPTADNAVIKKIYNLRSNVRKEKKKYEDSVKSRASANEVYHPKLWYYDLFVFLGDQETPRNSTSNLNADEETLSEVESVQENVDSECPSQAQPTTDGTESLTQNEKVACSSKSGTVTTSRSRPGKNNYDSLTKNILTTVQEHFKRPRTEEDRFAVFGKSVAMKLREVDKRQSLLAEKIINDVIFEAELGGITLQHRCVNMQEMYNARNPNMQQCQPLILPCQSASNSTSYSSSPSFISTPATSPNCQF; encoded by the exons atggcgTTAAGTACGGAAGAACAACGTCGAATAATTGCTGAGttagaaatttataaattttcgcGCTGTTTATGGCGAATTAAGGCGAAAGAATATGATGATCGTGCAAAAAGGGATGCAGCATATAAGACACTTGTGGAGAAACTGAAAGAATTAGATCCTACAGCCGATAatgctgtaataaaaaaaatttataatctaAGAAGCAATgtaagaaaagagaaaaaaaaatatgaagattcTGTTAAATCGAGAGCATCCGCAAATGAAGTTTATCACCCTAAGTTGTGGTACTACGACTTATTTGTCTTTCTTGGTGACCAAGAAACGCCAAGAAATTCCACATCGAACTTAAATGCAGATGAGGAGACTTTATCTgag gtTGAGTCAGTACAAGAAAACGTTGACTCGGAATGTCCATCTCAAGCACAACCTACAACAGACGGTACCGAATCGCTAACGCAAAATGAGAAGGTTGCGTGTTCTTCAAAGAGTGGCACAGTAACTACTTCTCGATCAAGGCCAGGAAAAAACAACTACGATTCTTTAACCAAGAATATTTTGACCACTGTGCAAGAACATTTTAAGCGTCCACGTACAGAGGAAGACCGTTTTGCTGTTTTTGGGAAAAGTGTTGCTATGAAACTAAGAGAAGTGGACAAAAGGCAGAGTCTACTTGCAGAAAAAATAATCAACGATGTAATATTCGAGGCTGAACTGGGTGGCATTACACTGCAACATAGATGCGTTAACATGCAGGAAATGTATAATGCAAGAAATCCTAACATGCAGCAATGCCAGCCACTTATACTACCTTGCCAGTCGGCTTCCAATTCTACATCATATTCGTCCTCTCCCAGCTTTATTAGTACCCCTGCTACAAGTCCAAATTGTCAATTCTAA